In a single window of the Pseudomonas entomophila genome:
- the mgtA gene encoding magnesium-translocating P-type ATPase, giving the protein MTVKDRNTTSKAGADTRLSMRAAREARNGLAVTLANLDASERGLTEHEATKRLQRDGGNEVAHDKPEPALMQLLKALHNPFIYVLLTLAGISFVTDYWLPLRAGEVEDADLTKVIIIMTMVSASGLLRFWQEYRSTKAAEALKAMVRTTATVLRRERHDQAPRLREVPMNELVAGDIVQLSAGDMIPADIRLIESRDLFISQAVLTGEALPVEKYDTLGHVAQKSAGDSTSAEGNLLDLPNIGFMGTNVVSGRARAVVVATGKRTYFGSLAKAIAGSRSQTAFDRGVNSVSRLLIRFMLVMVPVVFMLNGVVKGDWSDAFLFALAVAVGLTPEMLPMIVSANLAKGAVAMARRKVVVKRLNAIQNFGSMDVLCTDKTGTLTQDRIILEHHVDPSGRADPRLLELAWLNSHHQSGVKNLMDQAVLRFAAENGGFQPPYAYAKVDELPFDFIRRRLSVIVKDALGDHLLVSKGAVEEVLAIATHVEQDGQRFVLDDARRQQLLTTAATFNQEGFRVLLVGTREIPATEGKAQYHTDDERELVIRGFLTFLDPPKETAGPAIAALREMGVKVKVLTGDNPVVTCKVCREVGLEPGQPLLGQDIERLDETQLKVLVEERTVFAKLTPLQKSRVLKALQANGHTVGFLGDGINDAPALRDADVGISVDSGTDIAKESADIILLEKSLMVLEEGVLKGRETFGNIMKYLCMTASSNFGNVFSVLVASAFIPFMPMLAIHLLLQNLMYDFSQLSLPWDRMDKQFLREPRKWDARNIGRFMLWIGPTSSIFDITTFALMWYVFAANSVEMQALFQSGWFVEGLLSQTLVVHMLRTRKVPFFQSTAALPVILATGLVMCLGIYIPFSPLGAMVGLVPLPWEYFPWLAATLLGYCLVAQAMKTLYIRRFGQWF; this is encoded by the coding sequence ATGACCGTAAAAGACCGCAACACCACGAGCAAAGCCGGCGCAGACACCCGCCTCTCCATGCGCGCCGCCCGCGAGGCGCGCAACGGCCTGGCCGTCACCCTCGCCAACCTCGACGCCAGCGAACGGGGCCTGACCGAGCACGAAGCCACCAAGCGCCTGCAACGCGACGGGGGCAACGAAGTCGCCCACGACAAGCCGGAACCGGCCCTGATGCAACTGCTCAAGGCCCTGCACAACCCCTTCATCTATGTATTGCTGACCCTGGCCGGGATCAGCTTCGTCACCGACTACTGGCTGCCCCTGCGCGCAGGTGAAGTGGAGGATGCCGACCTGACCAAGGTCATCATCATCATGACCATGGTCAGCGCCAGCGGCCTGCTGCGCTTCTGGCAGGAATACCGTTCGACCAAGGCCGCCGAAGCCCTCAAGGCCATGGTCCGCACCACCGCCACCGTGCTGCGCCGCGAACGCCACGACCAGGCCCCGCGCCTGCGCGAAGTGCCGATGAACGAACTGGTGGCCGGCGACATCGTGCAGCTCAGCGCCGGCGACATGATCCCCGCAGACATCCGCCTGATCGAATCCCGCGACCTGTTCATCAGCCAGGCCGTGCTCACCGGCGAAGCCTTGCCGGTGGAAAAGTACGACACCCTGGGCCACGTTGCACAGAAGTCCGCCGGCGACAGCACCAGCGCTGAAGGCAACCTGCTCGACCTGCCCAACATCGGCTTCATGGGCACCAACGTGGTCAGTGGCCGGGCCCGCGCCGTGGTGGTGGCCACCGGCAAGCGCACCTACTTCGGTTCGCTGGCCAAGGCCATCGCCGGCTCGCGCAGCCAGACCGCCTTCGACCGCGGGGTGAACAGCGTCAGCCGCCTGCTGATCCGCTTCATGCTGGTGATGGTGCCGGTGGTGTTCATGCTCAATGGCGTGGTCAAGGGCGATTGGAGCGACGCCTTCCTGTTCGCCCTGGCCGTGGCCGTGGGCCTCACCCCGGAAATGCTGCCGATGATCGTCAGCGCCAACCTGGCCAAGGGCGCCGTGGCCATGGCCCGGCGCAAAGTGGTGGTCAAGCGCCTGAACGCCATCCAGAACTTCGGCTCGATGGATGTGCTGTGCACCGACAAGACCGGCACCCTCACGCAGGACCGGATCATCCTTGAGCACCACGTCGACCCCAGCGGCCGCGCCGACCCGCGCCTGCTCGAACTGGCCTGGCTGAACAGCCACCACCAGAGCGGCGTGAAGAACCTGATGGACCAGGCCGTGCTGCGCTTCGCCGCTGAGAACGGCGGCTTCCAGCCGCCTTACGCCTACGCCAAGGTCGACGAGCTGCCCTTCGACTTCATCCGCCGCCGGCTGTCGGTGATCGTCAAGGACGCCCTGGGCGATCACCTGCTGGTGAGCAAAGGTGCGGTCGAAGAGGTGCTGGCCATCGCCACCCACGTGGAACAGGACGGCCAGCGGTTCGTGCTCGATGACGCCCGGCGTCAGCAGTTACTCACCACGGCCGCCACCTTCAACCAAGAAGGCTTCCGCGTGCTGCTGGTCGGCACCCGCGAGATTCCGGCCACCGAAGGCAAGGCCCAGTACCACACCGACGACGAGCGCGAACTGGTGATCCGCGGCTTCCTGACCTTCCTCGACCCACCCAAGGAAACTGCCGGCCCGGCCATCGCCGCCCTGCGTGAGATGGGCGTGAAGGTAAAGGTGCTCACTGGCGACAACCCGGTGGTCACCTGCAAGGTCTGCCGCGAAGTAGGCCTGGAGCCAGGCCAGCCGCTGCTCGGCCAGGACATCGAGCGCCTCGACGAAACCCAGCTCAAGGTACTGGTCGAGGAACGCACAGTGTTCGCCAAGCTCACCCCGCTGCAGAAGTCACGGGTGCTCAAGGCGCTGCAAGCCAACGGCCACACCGTAGGCTTCCTCGGCGACGGCATCAACGACGCCCCGGCCCTGCGCGATGCCGACGTGGGGATCTCGGTTGACAGCGGCACCGACATCGCCAAGGAGTCGGCCGACATCATCCTCCTGGAAAAGAGCCTGATGGTGCTGGAAGAGGGTGTGCTCAAGGGCCGGGAAACCTTCGGCAACATCATGAAGTACCTGTGCATGACCGCCAGCTCCAACTTCGGCAACGTGTTCTCGGTGCTGGTGGCCAGCGCCTTCATTCCGTTCATGCCGATGCTGGCGATCCACCTGTTGCTGCAGAACCTGATGTACGACTTCTCCCAGCTGTCGCTGCCGTGGGACCGCATGGACAAGCAATTCCTACGTGAGCCGCGCAAGTGGGATGCCCGCAACATCGGCCGTTTCATGCTGTGGATCGGGCCCACTTCGTCGATCTTCGACATCACCACCTTCGCCCTGATGTGGTACGTGTTCGCCGCCAACAGCGTGGAGATGCAGGCGCTGTTCCAGTCTGGCTGGTTCGTCGAGGGGCTGTTGTCGCAGACGCTGGTGGTGCACATGCTGCGCACCCGCAAGGTGCCATTCTTCCAGAGCACCGCGGCGCTACCGGTGATCCTGGCGACGGGGCTGGTGATGTGCCTGGGCATCTACATCCCGTTCTCACCGCTGGGGGCGATGGTCGGGCTGGTGCCGCTGCCGTGGGAATACTTCCCTTGGCTGGCCGCCACCCTGCTGGGCTACTGCCTGGTCGCGCAAGCCATGAAGACCCTGTACATCCGCCGCTTCGGCCAGTGGTTCTGA
- a CDS encoding DUF2493 domain-containing protein yields the protein MRVLICAGRNYADNRRCRQALDDLQRQQPIHVLIHGGSQHLGGDIEAWAREHGADIVRYPPNWQLHGKLAERLRNVFMLRDSRPDTVLALPGGDDTEELLARARGAGIAVVCSRQPWAGKTPTHSFLPRRE from the coding sequence ATGCGTGTACTGATCTGCGCAGGGCGCAACTACGCCGACAACCGCCGCTGCCGCCAGGCGCTGGATGACCTCCAGCGCCAGCAACCGATCCATGTGCTGATCCATGGCGGCAGCCAGCACCTAGGGGGCGATATCGAAGCCTGGGCACGCGAGCATGGCGCCGATATCGTTCGCTACCCACCCAACTGGCAGCTGCATGGCAAGCTGGCCGAGCGGTTGCGCAATGTCTTCATGTTGCGTGACAGCCGGCCCGACACGGTGCTGGCACTGCCCGGCGGGGACGACACCGAAGAGCTGCTGGCCCGGGCACGGGGGGCAGGCATTGCCGTGGTCTGCAGCAGGCAGCCGTGGGCCGGAAAAACCCCGACGCACTCTTTCCTGCCACGGCGCGAGTGA